A genome region from Nitrospira sp. includes the following:
- the msrB gene encoding peptide-methionine (R)-S-oxide reductase MsrB, which translates to MPPKIEVGDIIKVTKTDDEWKKLLTPAAYQVLRHEDTERAFTSPLHENHQAGTYYCAGCDLPAYSSEHKFDSGTGWPSFWQPIDAKVVEKRTDTKFFMTRVEVHCARCGGHQGHVFDDGPKPTGLRYCINGVSLKFIPA; encoded by the coding sequence ATGCCTCCCAAAATTGAAGTCGGAGACATCATAAAAGTGACCAAGACCGACGATGAATGGAAAAAACTGCTGACGCCCGCGGCCTATCAGGTCCTGCGCCATGAAGATACCGAGCGGGCGTTTACGAGTCCGCTCCACGAGAATCATCAGGCCGGCACCTATTACTGCGCCGGCTGTGACCTACCCGCCTATTCCTCCGAACATAAGTTCGACAGCGGAACCGGCTGGCCCAGCTTCTGGCAACCGATCGACGCCAAGGTGGTGGAGAAGCGAACCGATACCAAATTCTTCATGACCCGGGTCGAGGTCCACTGCGCCCGATGCGGCGGCCATCAAGGACACGTCTTCGATGACGGGCCTAAACCCACCGGCCTCCGTTACTGCATCAACGGCGTCTCCTTGAAGTTTATTCCAGCCTGA
- the lon gene encoding endopeptidase La: MNDSNIPILKHLPVLPLKRTVLFPGTMMPLTVGRDRSIAAVEAALKTEDKTLLVVAQRDAQTDQPTLEDLYPIGTKAVIKQTARTPEGHYNILIQGLERFVLLKLDQMDPYLQARVKQLAPPSEQSTEVEALHRAILDIITELPKLIQTPGVHEAVAALGTEEDPVVLAYRIASLLNLTLDGEQQLLAASTRADLLRGLYAALSREIQILQLRDKITSEAREKLGKTQREYLLREQLKTIQQELGEGNGEEDEVGALRAKIQEANLPEQVRKETDRELARLAKTPSASPEHQVIRSYLELVLELPWNKSSEEGLDLAHVRKVLNEDHYGIKEVKERIVEHLAVLKLNPSAKAPILCLVGPPGVGKTSLGQSIAKSMGRTFERFSLGGLHDEGELRGHRRTYVGALPGRIIQAVRRAGVNNPVIMLDEVDKLGHDFRGDPASALLEILDPAQNHTFRDHYLDLPFDLSKVFFITTANTLETLSQPLLDRMEIIRLNGYSEREKREIALRYLWPRRLKEAGLRAEEVNLPEAVLDQIIGRYTRESGVRQLEQMLGRITRKVAVTFADRPADAPTSPVDITQSLLDEWLGQERFQPEEARKNLPAGVATGLAWTPTGGDVLYIETTLLPGSHELTLTGQLGDVMQESARAARSYLWSHAESMGLDISRFKRNGVHIHVPSGAIPKDGPSAGITMATALASAYVGKPVRSDTAMTGEISLTGLVLPVGGIKEKVLAAHRAGLRRIILPKANEKDLKEVPQEVRDELTVIPVERIEQVLPAAFNQDTPPSPERGEPLATSTAS, encoded by the coding sequence ATGAACGATTCGAATATCCCGATACTCAAGCATTTGCCCGTGCTGCCCCTGAAGCGGACCGTGTTGTTCCCCGGTACCATGATGCCCTTGACCGTCGGCCGGGACCGCTCGATCGCCGCAGTCGAGGCGGCGCTGAAGACCGAGGATAAAACGCTCCTCGTGGTCGCTCAGCGGGATGCGCAAACCGATCAGCCGACCCTGGAAGATCTCTATCCCATCGGGACCAAGGCTGTCATCAAACAGACCGCCCGCACGCCTGAGGGGCACTACAATATTTTGATTCAAGGGCTGGAGCGCTTCGTGCTGCTGAAGCTCGACCAAATGGATCCGTATCTGCAGGCCCGCGTAAAACAGCTGGCTCCGCCAAGCGAGCAGAGCACAGAAGTCGAGGCACTGCATCGGGCCATTCTGGACATCATTACCGAACTGCCGAAACTGATCCAGACTCCCGGCGTACATGAAGCGGTGGCAGCCCTGGGTACGGAAGAAGATCCCGTGGTGTTGGCCTATCGCATCGCATCGTTGTTGAATCTTACGTTGGACGGTGAGCAGCAGTTGCTTGCGGCCTCCACCCGAGCCGATCTGCTCCGCGGGCTTTATGCGGCGCTGTCGCGCGAAATCCAGATTCTTCAGTTGCGCGACAAAATCACCAGCGAAGCCAGGGAGAAACTCGGCAAGACCCAGCGGGAATATCTCCTCCGCGAGCAGCTCAAGACGATTCAGCAGGAGCTGGGCGAAGGAAACGGGGAAGAAGATGAAGTCGGCGCGCTGAGAGCAAAGATTCAAGAAGCCAATCTCCCGGAACAGGTCCGGAAAGAGACGGACCGTGAATTGGCGCGCCTCGCCAAGACGCCGAGCGCATCGCCCGAGCATCAAGTGATCCGGAGTTATCTGGAGCTGGTGCTCGAATTGCCGTGGAACAAGTCCTCGGAAGAAGGACTCGATCTCGCGCACGTCCGCAAGGTGTTGAACGAGGACCACTACGGCATCAAAGAAGTGAAGGAACGCATCGTGGAGCACCTGGCGGTCTTGAAACTCAATCCGTCGGCCAAGGCGCCGATCCTCTGCCTCGTCGGCCCTCCCGGGGTAGGAAAAACCAGTTTGGGACAGTCCATCGCCAAGTCCATGGGACGGACCTTCGAACGCTTCAGCCTCGGCGGGTTGCATGACGAAGGCGAATTGCGCGGCCACCGCCGCACCTATGTCGGGGCCCTACCCGGCCGAATCATTCAGGCGGTGCGGCGAGCCGGCGTGAACAATCCGGTGATCATGCTGGACGAAGTCGATAAACTCGGACATGATTTCCGAGGCGATCCTGCATCGGCCTTGCTGGAGATCCTGGATCCTGCGCAGAACCACACGTTCCGGGACCACTATCTCGATTTGCCGTTCGATCTTTCGAAAGTATTCTTCATCACGACAGCGAATACGCTGGAGACGCTGTCGCAACCCCTGCTCGACCGGATGGAAATCATTCGGCTGAACGGATATAGCGAGCGGGAGAAACGGGAAATTGCCCTGCGGTACCTCTGGCCGAGACGACTGAAGGAGGCAGGGCTGCGAGCCGAAGAGGTGAATCTTCCAGAAGCCGTGCTCGACCAGATCATCGGTCGCTACACCAGAGAATCGGGAGTACGGCAACTGGAACAGATGCTCGGCCGCATTACGAGAAAGGTCGCCGTGACCTTCGCGGATCGGCCGGCTGATGCGCCGACGAGCCCCGTGGACATCACACAATCGCTCTTGGACGAGTGGCTCGGACAGGAACGGTTCCAGCCGGAAGAGGCGCGAAAGAATCTCCCGGCCGGAGTCGCCACCGGTCTCGCGTGGACTCCAACAGGCGGTGACGTGTTGTATATCGAGACAACTCTGCTGCCCGGCAGCCACGAACTGACGCTGACGGGACAACTCGGTGATGTCATGCAGGAGTCGGCACGCGCGGCGCGCAGCTACCTCTGGTCGCATGCCGAGAGCATGGGGCTGGACATCTCGCGCTTCAAACGCAACGGGGTGCATATCCACGTCCCGTCGGGCGCCATTCCCAAAGACGGCCCTTCGGCCGGAATCACCATGGCGACCGCGCTGGCTTCGGCCTATGTCGGCAAGCCGGTGCGTAGCGACACGGCAATGACGGGAGAGATCAGCCTGACCGGGTTGGTACTGCCGGTCGGCGGAATCAAGGAGAAGGTCCTGGCCGCGCATCGCGCCGGCCTCCGGAGAATCATTCTGCCGAAGGCCAACGAGAAGGACTTGAAAGAAGTCCCGCAGGAAGTGCGCGATGAACTCACGGTCATTCCGGTGGAACGAATCGAGCAGGTTCTCCCGGCGGCCTTCAACCAAGATACACCACCCTCGCCCGAACGGGGCGAACCCTTGGCCACCTCCACGGCCTCGTAA